The proteins below come from a single Oceaniferula flava genomic window:
- a CDS encoding MlaD family protein, protein MPAREKRRETKAGLFVLIGLVLLGVLVVQFGRFGDRFTGHYPLYIEFPDTAGIIKGSDVRFRGAKIGRVATVPELVLGVGSSTVKMEMSIRDDVQIPIESTFQIGSSGLLGDKFIEISPPEQESGEFFQPGDSIMGAGAGGFDAIKSDAENIAKDASQMIKDAKETFKKIDEALDEITVVGKNLNVTMEKVNSKFLSDDNLDHLSNAMANFDAASKNLSEASKELKPTITDAKKAIASLNQAADSADTLFVDARKEVKNIEPALRELPKAVQSISRAAGKAEETMEALQNENGLVGAMAYDEETGANAKDFVRNLKRYGILRYRDDATKDERDPRNKFRGSRR, encoded by the coding sequence ATGCCAGCTCGGGAAAAACGACGCGAAACCAAGGCCGGACTCTTTGTCCTGATCGGCCTTGTGCTGTTGGGCGTGCTGGTGGTGCAGTTTGGCCGCTTTGGAGATCGTTTCACCGGCCACTACCCACTCTACATTGAATTTCCTGACACCGCGGGCATTATCAAGGGCAGCGATGTCCGTTTCCGCGGTGCGAAAATTGGCCGCGTGGCCACCGTGCCGGAGCTTGTTCTCGGTGTCGGATCCAGCACGGTAAAAATGGAGATGAGCATCCGCGACGATGTGCAAATCCCTATTGAATCAACTTTCCAGATCGGTTCCAGCGGCTTGTTGGGAGATAAATTTATCGAGATCTCGCCTCCGGAGCAGGAAAGTGGCGAGTTTTTTCAGCCGGGAGACAGCATCATGGGTGCCGGTGCTGGTGGCTTTGATGCGATCAAATCAGACGCCGAAAATATCGCCAAGGACGCGAGTCAGATGATCAAGGACGCCAAGGAGACGTTCAAAAAAATCGACGAAGCTCTGGATGAGATCACCGTTGTCGGCAAGAACCTGAACGTCACCATGGAAAAGGTGAACAGCAAGTTTCTCTCAGACGATAACCTCGATCACCTGAGCAATGCGATGGCCAACTTCGATGCCGCGTCCAAGAATCTGAGCGAGGCCTCCAAGGAGCTGAAGCCCACCATCACCGATGCGAAAAAAGCGATCGCCAGTCTCAACCAAGCCGCCGATTCCGCCGACACTCTGTTCGTGGATGCGCGCAAGGAGGTGAAGAATATCGAACCGGCACTGCGTGAGCTGCCGAAGGCGGTGCAGAGCATCAGCCGCGCCGCCGGCAAGGCGGAGGAAACCATGGAAGCTCTGCAGAATGAAAACGGCCTCGTCGGAGCGATGGCCTACGACGAGGAAACCGGCGCCAATGCCAAAGATTTCGTCCGCAACCTCAAACGCTACGGCATCCTCCGCTACCGTGATGATGCCACGAAAGACGAACGCGACCCGCGCAACAAATTTCGCGGCAGCCGGCGATAG
- the pssA gene encoding CDP-diacylglycerol--serine O-phosphatidyltransferase, giving the protein MEKDPQEPRIYLLPNLMTAGNLCCGFFAVLTIFKGMELDDFSAAYPFYEKAILLIFGSCLFDLLDGRLARMGGQESPFGQEFDSIADVVSFGMAPALLVSKAVLFNLEGRVGWAIAFIYLLCGAMRLARFNCLANMPKKEGDTNDFRGIPIPMAAGFIASITFLLIYFSKNDRGHDLGYWNYVLGAVMLGLSALMLSNVRYPSFKKIDFQTKGTFLSIIGGAILIVLLLNEQTRWYTPTAIFSIYLIYGLARPLISKNWRRSIEHGLDSEDDH; this is encoded by the coding sequence ATGGAAAAAGACCCACAAGAACCCCGCATTTACCTGCTGCCGAACCTGATGACCGCCGGCAACCTTTGCTGTGGATTTTTCGCGGTGTTGACGATTTTCAAAGGCATGGAGCTGGACGATTTTTCCGCGGCCTATCCCTTTTATGAAAAAGCCATTTTGCTGATTTTTGGTTCCTGTCTTTTTGATCTGTTGGACGGCCGGCTCGCTCGAATGGGCGGTCAGGAATCGCCCTTCGGTCAGGAGTTTGATTCCATTGCGGACGTGGTTTCCTTTGGCATGGCGCCCGCCCTGCTCGTGTCCAAGGCGGTGTTGTTTAACCTCGAGGGGCGTGTCGGTTGGGCGATTGCTTTCATCTATTTGCTCTGCGGTGCAATGCGTCTGGCCCGCTTCAACTGCCTGGCGAACATGCCCAAGAAAGAGGGCGACACCAATGACTTCCGCGGCATCCCCATTCCCATGGCCGCCGGGTTTATCGCCTCGATTACTTTCCTACTGATCTATTTCAGTAAAAACGATCGCGGACACGACCTCGGCTACTGGAACTACGTGCTGGGAGCAGTCATGCTCGGGCTTTCCGCCCTGATGCTGAGCAACGTGCGCTACCCGAGCTTCAAGAAAATCGATTTCCAGACTAAGGGGACTTTCCTGAGCATCATCGGTGGGGCTATTCTGATTGTGCTCTTACTCAACGAGCAGACCCGCTGGTATACTCCCACCGCGATCTTCTCGATCTACCTGATCTACGGCCTGGCACGCCCCTTGATTTCCAAGAATTGGCGACGCAGCATCGAGCACGGACTGGACAGTGAGGACGATCACTGA
- a CDS encoding LytR/AlgR family response regulator transcription factor: MTILIIEDNEIEMENLKLLLAAFEGYEVIATAESIHQGIELANNMQPELIMLDLQLDCQNSLEHVHLLDYSPYIICSTLCTEHALQAFEVGASDYLTKPITHEKLCRALERLPQGQGEPQHRARKMALPLHNGTKTQMVPIDHITLVTADRDYTIVRDISDSEFISTRRMHEWGKLLPSPLFVTLDRSTIVNLDQIDHYTRLGPDRTATINFKNEHQHRIGSTARRRLKASIEN; this comes from the coding sequence ATGACGATTCTGATCATTGAAGACAATGAGATAGAAATGGAGAACCTCAAGCTTCTGTTAGCCGCCTTCGAAGGCTATGAGGTAATCGCAACGGCAGAGTCAATTCATCAGGGGATTGAGCTGGCTAACAACATGCAGCCGGAACTGATCATGCTGGATCTGCAGCTGGACTGTCAGAATAGCCTCGAGCATGTGCATCTGCTGGACTACAGCCCCTACATTATCTGCTCCACGCTGTGCACCGAGCATGCGCTACAGGCCTTTGAAGTGGGTGCGAGCGACTACCTCACCAAGCCGATCACCCACGAAAAACTCTGCCGCGCCTTGGAGCGCTTGCCGCAGGGGCAGGGTGAGCCTCAACACCGCGCTAGAAAAATGGCGCTGCCGCTGCACAATGGCACCAAAACTCAGATGGTGCCAATCGATCACATCACCCTGGTCACGGCAGATCGCGACTACACCATCGTCAGAGATATCAGCGATTCGGAGTTCATCAGCACACGGAGGATGCACGAGTGGGGGAAGCTTTTACCGTCGCCTCTCTTTGTCACTCTCGATCGGTCCACCATCGTCAATCTCGACCAGATTGATCACTACACGCGGCTCGGCCCGGATCGCACGGCGACCATCAATTTTAAAAATGAGCACCAGCACCGGATTGGATCCACTGCGCGGCGGCGACTGAAAGCCAGTATCGAAAACTGA
- a CDS encoding ABC transporter substrate-binding protein produces the protein MELVFSLFALINPKLIRRCSVIVLVTFLTLTNVVKAESQATERVVLQLKWSHQFQFAGYYMAKHLGYYSDQGIDLEIRPGTPTLDVTQEVLSGNADFGVGTSSLLLDYAAGKPVVVLGVIYQHSPLVLITRTQRSSDTIETVAQGPLMIEAHSGDLMAMLRRAGLASENLNIIARPDNALDILEKSQNVSSISAYQTDEPYTLLEDGIEFNTFSPRTYGVDFYGDNFFTARQTLDERKEMVQAFRQATIRGWQEALRDPETAINLILEEYPTGNNREKLRYEARVTQDLMTNLVRPGHMNPERWNHISDTFLETGMLSKKPDLSGFIFDEQPKQLPKWFWPVLLSVLTAVLILAVISFYFRSLNVRLKEEVALRLDAEKHLQTTNSKLNEAKQIAEEANLKKTWFITNVSHDLKAPVSAMISLSQIFNHHSQSLNLPDKFNRFLRQLNSGGEFLMLMLHNILDHSALEMNAVSVHPETLNLEECCTSMVNLVQALADEKEVSIDVSWQGDQRTLEMDRARVSQILLNLLHNAIKFSPERGTVTLALSIQPESLKFTVSDHGPGISPDKQRELFKMFGQSERSVTGHTSTGLGLSIVKRNVELLGGSIEVSPAQPSGAVFSIAVPLNSLPEMASR, from the coding sequence ATGGAGCTTGTGTTTTCCCTTTTTGCACTGATCAACCCGAAGCTTATACGGCGATGCTCAGTGATAGTGTTAGTCACTTTTCTAACACTAACCAATGTTGTAAAAGCAGAAAGTCAGGCAACTGAGCGTGTGGTTCTCCAGTTGAAATGGAGTCACCAGTTTCAATTTGCCGGTTACTACATGGCGAAACATTTGGGTTATTATTCCGACCAAGGGATCGATCTGGAAATCCGCCCCGGCACCCCCACTCTCGATGTCACCCAAGAAGTGCTCTCAGGAAATGCCGACTTTGGCGTGGGCACCAGCAGCTTACTGCTCGATTACGCCGCAGGAAAGCCCGTGGTAGTGCTCGGAGTGATCTACCAGCACTCACCCCTGGTGCTGATTACACGCACACAACGGTCTTCGGACACCATCGAAACCGTCGCCCAAGGCCCGCTGATGATCGAAGCCCACTCGGGAGATCTCATGGCGATGCTCCGCAGGGCTGGACTGGCATCAGAAAATCTCAACATCATTGCCCGACCCGATAACGCGCTGGATATTTTGGAAAAATCCCAAAACGTCAGCTCCATCTCCGCCTATCAGACCGACGAGCCCTACACGCTGCTAGAGGATGGCATCGAGTTCAACACCTTCTCCCCGCGCACCTATGGCGTCGATTTCTATGGGGATAATTTTTTCACCGCCAGACAGACACTCGATGAACGAAAAGAAATGGTGCAGGCATTTCGTCAAGCCACCATCCGTGGCTGGCAGGAAGCCCTCCGTGATCCCGAGACAGCCATCAACCTCATCCTCGAGGAGTATCCCACCGGCAACAACCGTGAGAAACTCCGCTACGAGGCCCGCGTGACGCAGGACTTGATGACCAACCTGGTTCGCCCCGGACATATGAACCCGGAGCGCTGGAACCACATCTCGGACACTTTTCTGGAAACCGGCATGCTCAGCAAGAAACCGGACCTCTCTGGCTTTATCTTCGATGAACAACCGAAACAGCTCCCGAAATGGTTCTGGCCAGTCCTCCTCTCCGTTCTCACCGCCGTGCTGATTCTCGCGGTGATATCGTTTTACTTCCGGAGCCTGAACGTTCGCTTGAAGGAAGAAGTCGCCCTCCGCTTGGATGCTGAAAAGCACCTTCAGACGACGAATTCCAAACTCAACGAGGCCAAGCAGATCGCCGAAGAGGCCAACCTCAAAAAAACGTGGTTCATCACCAATGTCAGCCACGATCTCAAAGCCCCGGTGAGTGCGATGATTAGCCTCAGCCAGATCTTCAACCACCACAGCCAGTCGTTGAATTTACCTGATAAGTTCAACCGCTTCCTCCGTCAGCTCAATTCTGGTGGGGAATTCCTGATGTTGATGCTGCACAATATCCTCGATCATTCCGCCTTGGAAATGAATGCCGTGAGCGTGCATCCGGAGACCTTGAACTTGGAGGAATGCTGCACGAGCATGGTGAACCTGGTGCAGGCTTTGGCTGATGAAAAGGAAGTCTCCATCGATGTCTCATGGCAAGGTGACCAGAGAACTCTCGAAATGGACCGCGCACGCGTCTCCCAAATTTTACTTAACCTCCTCCACAACGCCATCAAGTTTTCACCGGAGAGAGGAACGGTTACGCTCGCTCTCTCCATTCAGCCCGAGTCACTGAAATTCACAGTGAGCGATCATGGACCCGGCATTTCTCCCGACAAACAAAGGGAGCTCTTCAAGATGTTCGGCCAATCCGAACGAAGTGTCACCGGCCACACTTCCACCGGACTCGGACTATCCATTGTCAAACGTAACGTGGAGCTGCTGGGAGGCAGCATCGAGGTGAGTCCGGCTCAGCCGTCTGGAGCGGTATTTTCCATCGCCGTTCCACTCAATTCTTTACCTGAAATGGCATCGCGATAG
- a CDS encoding N-acetylmuramoyl-L-alanine amidase family protein, whose product MTPSAPLRVTLPMLLALVLCQVSQARTVNRVIIDAGHGGKDKGAHRGKVYEKTLALSVAKQTEALLKKKGMPVTMTRRSDVFISLTNRAAIANRYKNCVFISIHFNAHKSNAYHGVETYYYGTEGSKLAAHIHLRMLSRLKIRNRDTRQRKDLAVLRRTRCPAVLIECGYISNAYERKRCLSASYQQNCARAIADGIIAYKNFKQ is encoded by the coding sequence ATGACCCCTTCCGCCCCCCTCCGCGTCACCTTGCCCATGCTGTTGGCGCTTGTCCTCTGTCAGGTTTCCCAAGCTCGCACCGTCAATCGCGTGATCATCGATGCCGGTCACGGGGGAAAGGACAAGGGAGCTCACCGGGGCAAGGTTTATGAGAAGACGCTGGCTCTCTCGGTAGCGAAACAAACCGAAGCGCTGCTCAAGAAGAAAGGCATGCCGGTGACCATGACGCGCCGCAGCGATGTTTTCATCTCGCTGACCAATCGCGCAGCCATCGCGAATCGTTATAAGAACTGCGTCTTTATCAGCATCCATTTCAACGCCCACAAGAGCAATGCCTATCATGGGGTGGAGACATACTACTACGGCACCGAGGGCAGCAAGCTCGCGGCGCACATTCACCTGCGGATGTTGAGTCGATTGAAAATCCGCAACCGCGACACCCGTCAGCGGAAGGATCTTGCGGTGCTGCGTCGCACCCGCTGCCCTGCTGTGCTGATCGAGTGCGGCTACATTAGCAATGCTTACGAGCGCAAACGCTGCCTCAGCGCTTCCTACCAGCAGAACTGTGCGCGCGCGATTGCCGACGGCATCATCGCTTATAAAAACTTCAAACAGTAA
- a CDS encoding Dabb family protein produces the protein MKTITLILALSFASLISAFAHDHGDKKAPFRHVVCFKFKADATPEQIKTVEKAFAALPSKIDTIKGYEWGTSLGGVERAKGFTHCFVVTFDNQAGLDAYSPHDAHQAFIKLFKPFVEDVFVFDYIAQ, from the coding sequence ATGAAAACAATAACATTGATACTCGCCCTTTCCTTCGCCAGCCTCATCAGCGCATTTGCGCATGACCACGGTGATAAGAAAGCGCCATTCCGCCACGTCGTCTGTTTCAAGTTCAAGGCTGATGCCACACCTGAGCAGATCAAAACCGTGGAAAAAGCTTTTGCCGCGTTGCCATCGAAAATCGATACCATCAAAGGTTACGAATGGGGCACCAGCCTCGGTGGTGTGGAGCGTGCCAAGGGGTTCACTCACTGCTTTGTGGTGACCTTTGATAATCAGGCTGGCCTTGATGCCTACTCACCTCACGACGCGCACCAAGCTTTCATCAAGCTGTTCAAGCCCTTCGTCGAAGACGTCTTTGTGTTCGATTACATCGCCCAGTAA
- a CDS encoding alpha/beta hydrolase, with translation MKKILLLLTLTVSAHAAPIPLWPGLAPGETTAGPEKTVKKKDSMTRISEVTKPTLEVYHPEKSKATGTAVLVCPGGGYNVLAIAHEGTALCKWLSKQGVTAVLLKYRVPRRKGQPKHAAPLQDAQRAMTMIRANAKDWGLDPHQIGVMGFSAGGHLAATLLGNPPRNYPDEKTYQPLSAQPNFGILIYPAYLQKGKSTTELAPELNFTKDSPPIFLAVAKNDPYFPSSQLLKTKLNAMDASLEAHIFPSGGHGFGMGGSRPNAEIKTWPGLCLKWMKQQGFATTPKPTAP, from the coding sequence ATGAAAAAGATCCTCCTCCTGCTCACCCTCACCGTCAGCGCCCACGCCGCACCCATCCCACTCTGGCCAGGCTTGGCACCCGGAGAAACCACGGCCGGGCCTGAAAAGACCGTCAAGAAAAAGGACTCGATGACGCGTATCAGCGAGGTCACAAAGCCGACACTTGAAGTCTACCATCCGGAAAAATCCAAGGCGACCGGCACCGCCGTCCTTGTCTGCCCCGGCGGCGGCTACAACGTGCTGGCTATCGCCCATGAAGGCACCGCCCTCTGTAAGTGGCTCAGCAAGCAGGGCGTCACGGCAGTGCTACTGAAATACCGCGTCCCCCGACGCAAAGGACAGCCGAAACATGCCGCCCCCTTGCAGGACGCACAGCGCGCCATGACCATGATCCGCGCCAACGCCAAGGACTGGGGACTCGACCCCCATCAGATCGGCGTCATGGGATTTTCCGCTGGCGGGCATCTTGCCGCCACATTGTTAGGTAATCCCCCGCGGAATTACCCCGATGAAAAAACCTACCAGCCCCTCAGCGCCCAGCCCAACTTTGGCATCCTCATTTACCCGGCCTATCTGCAGAAGGGAAAAAGCACCACGGAGCTGGCTCCGGAGCTAAACTTCACCAAGGACAGCCCACCGATCTTTCTCGCGGTGGCCAAAAACGATCCCTATTTCCCAAGCAGTCAACTGCTCAAGACCAAGCTCAATGCCATGGATGCCTCGTTAGAAGCACACATTTTCCCAAGTGGTGGACATGGCTTTGGCATGGGAGGTTCACGCCCCAACGCGGAGATTAAAACTTGGCCTGGCCTCTGCCTGAAGTGGATGAAGCAGCAAGGTTTCGCCACGACGCCGAAGCCAACCGCCCCCTAA
- a CDS encoding TlpA family protein disulfide reductase — MNPKILICALFAPLTGLSAAAPEAENAPATAKASFSAAVIEKNMTEFNTAEVEITDKIKALKDKSKASALYRQMPASGPYIDRILTEVVKNPNDAMSKKGLTWSLSKCRTRDQLGEIADLFKAHYLDDPIINLYARSLSRGFSEDQAKALQTLHDQTNREDTRYFCQYYLAVNLQNRTKYNRRLSPEAKQAYLDKAFAILTKLNENPRVAEVSKSLAGRISAVMFEKNNLSVGSQAPEIIGDDHTGTIFKLSDYRGKVVQLTFWGSWCGPCMAMVPHERKLVEKWQDRPFVMIGVNSDNPTKLKQLVEKRTVTWRSFNNQQKDFKISDRWNVSAWPSLYIIDHKGVIRHRGLRGEAMEKALDALIQEAEAASKS, encoded by the coding sequence ATGAACCCGAAGATCCTGATCTGCGCCCTGTTCGCCCCATTGACCGGACTGAGTGCCGCAGCACCGGAGGCCGAGAATGCACCCGCCACCGCAAAGGCCTCATTCTCCGCCGCAGTCATCGAGAAAAACATGACCGAATTCAACACCGCGGAGGTCGAGATCACCGATAAGATCAAAGCTCTGAAGGACAAAAGCAAAGCAAGCGCCCTGTATCGCCAAATGCCGGCATCGGGCCCTTACATCGACCGAATTCTCACCGAGGTGGTCAAAAACCCCAACGACGCCATGTCTAAAAAGGGGCTCACCTGGTCGCTCAGCAAATGCCGCACCCGTGATCAGCTAGGCGAGATCGCCGATCTGTTCAAGGCGCACTACTTGGACGATCCCATCATCAACCTCTACGCCCGTTCGCTGTCGCGCGGATTTTCCGAAGATCAGGCAAAGGCACTGCAAACACTGCATGATCAAACCAACCGCGAGGACACCCGCTATTTCTGCCAGTATTATCTCGCCGTCAATTTACAGAACCGCACGAAATACAACCGTCGGCTCAGCCCAGAGGCCAAGCAGGCCTATCTCGACAAAGCCTTCGCTATTCTCACCAAACTCAATGAGAACCCACGCGTGGCCGAAGTCTCAAAATCACTGGCGGGCCGCATTTCAGCCGTGATGTTTGAGAAAAACAACCTCTCTGTCGGCAGTCAGGCACCGGAAATCATCGGCGACGACCACACAGGCACCATCTTCAAACTCAGTGATTACCGAGGCAAGGTGGTTCAACTCACCTTCTGGGGCAGCTGGTGTGGCCCTTGCATGGCCATGGTCCCTCACGAGCGCAAGCTCGTAGAGAAATGGCAAGACCGCCCCTTCGTAATGATCGGAGTGAACTCGGACAACCCCACAAAGCTCAAGCAGCTGGTGGAAAAACGCACCGTCACTTGGCGCAGCTTCAACAATCAGCAAAAAGACTTCAAAATCTCAGACCGCTGGAACGTCTCAGCCTGGCCATCACTCTACATCATCGATCACAAAGGCGTGATCCGCCATCGTGGACTGCGTGGCGAAGCCATGGAAAAAGCACTGGACGCATTGATCCAAGAAGCCGAGGCTGCTTCCAAGTCATGA
- the lpxA gene encoding acyl-ACP--UDP-N-acetylglucosamine O-acyltransferase, producing MPDIHPSAIVSDQATLADDVTVGPFSIIDAGVNIGAGCQIGAHVWVTGNTVMGADNHIGYGSIVGTDPQDASFDSSLESNVVLGDGNRIREYVTIHRSTAAGGSTTVGNSNFLMTGVHLAHDVQMGDFNNLANNVLLAGHIIIGNRVFLGGGAAFHQFLHIGDFAIVQGNSAISRDVPPFCTAHGRNELAGLNVIGLRRGGFSAEDRADIKRAYQLLFRSGGNLREALAEAENRSWCDAAEVLLAAARHPSRKGLITGKS from the coding sequence ATGCCAGACATCCATCCGAGTGCCATTGTCAGTGACCAAGCAACCCTAGCTGATGACGTCACCGTGGGGCCCTTTTCCATCATCGATGCCGGAGTAAATATCGGGGCAGGCTGCCAAATTGGTGCTCATGTATGGGTGACCGGTAACACCGTGATGGGGGCTGACAATCATATTGGATACGGGTCAATTGTCGGCACGGACCCTCAGGACGCTTCTTTTGACTCATCGTTGGAAAGCAATGTGGTGCTTGGCGATGGCAATCGGATCCGGGAGTATGTCACCATCCACCGCAGCACCGCGGCCGGAGGCAGCACGACGGTGGGGAACTCGAACTTTCTGATGACCGGGGTGCATCTGGCGCACGATGTTCAGATGGGCGATTTCAATAACCTCGCGAACAATGTGCTGCTCGCCGGTCACATCATCATCGGCAACCGAGTCTTTCTCGGTGGTGGTGCCGCTTTTCACCAATTTCTTCACATTGGCGACTTTGCCATTGTGCAGGGGAATTCCGCCATCAGCCGTGACGTGCCGCCATTTTGCACCGCGCACGGGCGGAACGAACTGGCCGGGCTGAACGTGATCGGTCTGCGTCGCGGTGGTTTCAGCGCGGAAGATCGGGCCGATATCAAGAGGGCCTATCAACTTCTGTTCCGCAGTGGTGGTAACCTGCGTGAAGCCTTGGCCGAAGCTGAAAACCGCAGCTGGTGTGATGCTGCCGAGGTGCTACTGGCCGCCGCCCGTCATCCCTCCCGTAAGGGCTTGATCACAGGTAAGTCCTGA
- a CDS encoding N-acetylmuramoyl-L-alanine amidase family protein, protein MISRPTHKTPLIILLALALFAGLAQAKNFRYVIIDAGHGGHDKGGLSGKVYEKHLALDTALRLEYWLKQRGIRTKMTRRSDVFISLPGRASFGNKYRNSIFVSIHYNHASKTSPHGLETFYYGAEGKKLATHVQSKMMSKIATINRGVKYARFYVLRHSKNPAILVEGGFVSNSSERNRMKKGWFRQSIAEGIGEGILSYKRSR, encoded by the coding sequence ATGATCTCCCGCCCAACGCACAAAACCCCGCTGATCATCCTCCTCGCTCTCGCTCTCTTCGCCGGCCTCGCCCAAGCGAAGAATTTTCGTTACGTCATCATTGATGCCGGACACGGAGGCCATGACAAAGGAGGTCTCAGCGGCAAAGTATACGAGAAACACCTGGCGCTAGATACCGCGCTGAGGCTCGAATATTGGCTCAAGCAACGAGGTATTCGGACGAAAATGACCCGCCGCAGCGACGTCTTCATTTCGCTCCCCGGACGCGCCAGTTTCGGCAATAAATACAGGAACTCCATCTTCGTCAGCATCCACTACAACCACGCGAGCAAGACCAGCCCCCATGGCTTGGAAACTTTTTATTATGGGGCCGAAGGTAAAAAACTCGCCACTCACGTGCAGTCGAAAATGATGTCCAAGATCGCCACCATCAACCGTGGCGTGAAGTATGCCCGGTTCTACGTCCTGCGCCATTCCAAGAACCCCGCCATCCTCGTGGAAGGAGGCTTCGTTTCCAACAGCAGCGAGCGCAACCGGATGAAAAAAGGCTGGTTCCGGCAATCCATTGCCGAGGGCATCGGTGAAGGGATTTTGAGCTACAAACGCAGCCGATAA